In a single window of the Fusarium falciforme chromosome 3, complete sequence genome:
- a CDS encoding DAO domain-containing protein yields the protein MARAPSSILIVGSGVFGLGTAYALTQRPFYSNTSITVVDDCAGQFPPEDAASVDSSRIVRADYSDPHYAALAAEAQEQWRQQGDDEVGGQGRYSESGFVLCASHPPKDFNLKKSGMDYTKESWKNVESIAQATGLPTDKIERLESTKALQEKLGTDGYPGDWGYLNGNSGWADAGKGMQWLYKRANATGRIQFVDGKVTELVTEDDRVVGAKLSDSRVLNAEVVMVAAGAWSGSLVDLRGRTEATGHAVVYMDITAEEQKALDNYPVVLNLSTGLFVIPPRNQVLKIARHTFGYINPVKITKALPPSPTDKREPFIASQPYTARNDSSNPLPAEADRDLRRALKDLTPIRGLENRPWKEARICWYSDTRDGEWLIDYHPGWKGLFVATGDSGHGFKFLPNLGDKIVDVLQGQGGKLGDKWRWREIENDGVGRETDGVYKGLITEDGSRGGRPLVLCDELAKGRAPIGEPKAKL from the coding sequence ATGGCTCGCGCTCCCTCCTCCATCCTTATCGTCGGCTCTGGCGTCTTCGGCCTCGGCACCGCCTATGCCCTGACCCAGCGTCCCTTCTACTCAAACACCTCCATCACCGTTGTGGACGACTGCGCAGGCCAATTCCCTCCGGAGGATGCTGCCAGTGTAGACTCTTCTCGCATCGTGCGAGCCGATTACTCAGACCCTCACTACGCCGCGCTTGCCGCCGAGGCCCAGGAACAATGGCGACAACAGGGTGACGACGAGGTCGGTGGCCAGGGAAGGTATTCCGAGTCGGGCTTCGTCCTCTGCGCAAGCCACCCGCCCAAGGACTTTAACCTCAAGAAGTCCGGCATGGACTATACCAAGGAGAGCTGGAAGAACGTCGAGTCCATCGCCCAAGCCACGGGTCTGCCCACTGATAAGATCGAGAGACTGGAGAGCACAAAGGCCTTGCAGGAGAAGCTCGGAACAGACGGTTATCCCGGCGATTGGGGCTACCTCAACGGTAACTCTGGTTGGGCCGATGCCGGAAAGGGCATGCAGTGGCTTTACAAGAGAGCCAATGCCACTGGTCGGATCCAGTTCGTTGACGGCAAGGTGACAGAGCTTGTGACAGAGGACGACCGGGTTGTCGGCGCCAAGCTTAGCGATTCGAGGGTTCTCAATGccgaggtggtgatggtggctgCCGGCGCCTGGTCCGGCTCCCTCGTCGATCTACGAGGCAGGACGGAAGCCACTGGGCATGCCGTCGTGTACATGGACATCACAGCGGAGGAACAGAAGGCCTTGGACAACTACCCGGTGGTGTTGAATCTGAGCACTGGTCTGTTCGTGATCCCACCGCGGAACCAGGTCCTCAAGATCGCCCGCCATACCTTTGGATACATCAACCCCgtcaagatcaccaaggcTCTGCCTCCGTCGCCCACGGATAAGCGAGAGCCCTTTATCGCATCGCAGCCATATACCGCCCGCAACGACTCTTCGAACCCTCTGCCTGCCGAGGCCGACCGAGATCTTCGCCGAGCGCTGAAGGATCTGACCCCCATCCGTGGTCTAGAGAACAGGCCATGGAAGGAGGCTCGCATCTGCTGGTACTCGGATACACGTGACGGCGAGTGGCTCATCGACTACCACCCGGGCTGGAAGGGTCTCTTCGTGGCGACGGGCGACAGCGGACACGGATTCAAGTTCCTGCCCAACCTGGGCGACAAGATCGTGGACGTCCTGCAGGGTCAGGGCGGAAAGCTCGGAGACAAGTGGCGATGGAGGGAGATTGAGAACGATGGCGTGGGAAGGGAGACGGACGGTGTTTATAAGGGTCTGATCACCGAGGACGGTAGTCGAGGTGGTCGCCCCCTTGTCTTGTGCGATGAGCTGGCCAAGGGGCGGGCTCCGATTGGAGAGCCAAAGGCTAAGCTATGA
- a CDS encoding Electron transfer flavoprotein-ubiquinone oxidoreductase — MSAAPRPVSRCVQRSSRVLSRSQWRPARSSFCPATARSCLSRRSTTAWPVMRVPMTPRAFSTTPRLRDSDEDFDPASIEREADEVDVCIVGAGPAGLSAAIRLKQLANEAGNEDFRVLVLEKAGDIGAHILSGAVIQPTAINELIPDWLDEDNPNRFEHATPAGNDRMRFLTKTAAIPIPAPPQMSNHGNYIVSLNQFVKWLGERAEEVGVEVYPGFAASEVVYGPGGAVKGVATNDLGIGRDGKPKETFERGMEFHARVTMFGEGCHGSLSKQVINKFDLRRDSQHQTYGLGIKEVWEIDPAKFEKGLVVHSMGYPLSKDVYGGSFMYHFGDNLVQLGLVVSLDYQNPWLSPYQEFQKLKLHPLFRNVLEGGKCISYGARALIEGGFQSIPKVAFPGGALIGDSAGFVNVPKVKGTHNAMKSGMLAAEAAWTALSEQKDDGTVFLYDYENNLRKSSIWKELKEVRNMRPSFHTPLGLYGGVMYSGLEAYILKGRVPWTLKHKTPDHAATQPADKFPKIEYEKPDGKITFDILTSVSRTGTNHEEDQPVHLQVKDWDTHTEETYPPFKGVENRFCPAGVYEYVEDESKPHGVRFQINAQNCIHCKTCDIKAPNQDINWQVPQGGEGPKYYMT, encoded by the exons ATGTCGGCGGCTCCCAGACCTGTATCGCGCTGCGTCCAGCGCAGCTCGCGGGTGCTCTCACGTTCCCAATGGCGGCCCGCAAGGTCCAGCTTCTGTCCCGCGACGGCCAGATCCTGCCTCTCGAGGAGGAGTACCACCGCATGGCCTGTCATGAGGGTGCCAATGACACCTCGGGCCTTTAGCACCACCCCTCGTCTCCGTGATTCCGACGAAGACTTTGATCCCGCAAGCATCGAGCGTGAGGCCGACGAGGTCGACGTCTGTATCGTTGGTGCCGGCCCCGCGGGGCTCAGCGCTGCCATCCGCCTCAAGCAGCTCGCCAACGAGGCCGGTAACGAGGACTTCCGTGTCCTTGTACTCGAAAAGGCCGGTGATATCGGTGCTCACATCCTCTCCGGCGCCGTGATACAGCCTACCGCTATCAACGAGCTTATCCCTGACTGGCTCGACGAGGACAACCCCAACCGCTTCGAGCATGCGACCCCGGCCGGCAACGACCGCATGCGCTTCCTCACCAAGACGGCCGCGATTCCTATCCCCGCGCCTCCACAAATGAGCAACCACGGAAACTACATTGTCAGCTTGAACCAATTCGTCAAGTGGTTGGGCGAGCGCGCCGAGGAGGTCGGCGTCGAGGTCTACCCGGGCTTTGCTGCCTCCGAGGTCGTCTATGGCCCCGGCGGTGCTGTCAAGGGCGTTGCTACCAACGACCTTGGCATTGGCCGTGACGGCAAGCCCAAAGAGACGTTTGAGCGTGGTATGGAGTTCCACGCCAGAGTCACAATGTTTGGCGAGGGTTGCCACGGCAGTTTGAGCAAGCAGGTCATCAACAAGTTTGACTTGCGCCGAGACAGCCAGCACCAGACCTACGGCCTGGGTATCAAGGAGGTCTGGGAGATTGACCCGGCCAAGTTCGAGAAGGGTCTGGTTGTGCACTCAATGGGTTACCCTCTGTCCAAGGATGTGTACGGAGGGTCCTTCATGTATCATTTTGGTGATAACCTCGTCCAGCTGGGTCTTGTCGTGTCGCTCGACTACCAGAACCCTTGGCTTTCACCCTACCAGGAGTtccagaagctcaagcttcACCCCCTCTTCCGCAATGTCCTCGAGGGCGGCAAGTGTATCTCATACGGTGCGCGCGCCCTCATCGAGGGTGGTTTCCAGTCCATTCCCAAGGTCGCTTTCCCCGGCGGTGCTCTCATCGGAGACTCAGCTGGCTTTGTCAACGtccccaaggtcaagggcacTCACAACGCCATGAAGTCCGGTATGCtggccgccgaggccgcctGGACCGCCCTCAGCGAGCAGAAGGATGATGGCACAGTCTTCCTGTATGACTACGAGAACAACCTGCGAAAGTCGTCCATCTggaaggagctcaaggaggtgcGCAACATGCGACCGTCCTTCCACACCCCGCTTGGCCTCTACGGCGGCGTCATGTACTCCGGCCTCGAGGCCTACATCTTGAAGGGCCGTGTCCCCTGGACCCTCAAGCACAAGACCCCCGACCATGCCGCCACCCAGCCCGCCGACAAGTTCCCCAAGATCGAGTACGAGAAGCCCGATGGCAAGATCACCTTTGATATCCTCACGAGCGTCTCCCGCACCGGCACGAACCACGAAGAGGACCAGCCCGTCCACCTGCAGGTCAAGGACTGGGATACCCATACCGAAGAGACATACCCGCCCTTCAAGGGCGTCGAGAACCGCTTCTGCCCGGCCGGCGTCTACGAATACGTCGAGGATGAGTCCAAGCCTCACGGCGTGCGGTTCCAGATCAATGCCCAAAA CTGTATTCACTGCAAGACGTGCGACATCAAGGCTCCTAACCAAGACATCAACTGGCAGGTGCCGCAGGGAGGCGAGGGTCCCAAGTACTATATGACCTAA